The following proteins are encoded in a genomic region of Pyrus communis chromosome 11, drPyrComm1.1, whole genome shotgun sequence:
- the LOC137709193 gene encoding receptor-like serine/threonine-protein kinase SD1-8 has protein sequence MGWILCVFMFLPSVCTSLDTLVPEESLSADQTLISSGGTFALGFFSPENSKKFFLGIWYNTIPKKPKVWVANRGSPLDSPGVLMLGADGNLVVLDGMTRKQVWSSNASIPASAMNATTAVLMDSGNLRLIFVQDVLWQSFHHPSDTLLPSMKLSLKLIIWKGNATYWRSAVQFGKEVKRYFRNQSGGPTGELNLQLWTEFDTIKTWSKAWEEPINKCDFYAACGPYGACDKNSDPLSSQCKCLKGFRTELHKQSAQGDWPGGCVREKALTCDKGEGFEKFEKMKLPDHAIILGNMSTSECESECLRNCSCTAYAYSNVIEGGTVKCLTWLDDLTDLVENHWLGQTMYIRVHRSDQGGKGHVDKLSLVIPIVSTTAGLLTIIFGYLLWTKILRNEGSVGRSISESIRNFSLRGGKNDPELPLFSLRSIAAATNNFSEANKLGEGGFGPVYKGILIANEEVAIKRLSKKSGQGHQEFMNELKLIAKLQHTNLVRLLGCCIEDEEMMLIYEYMPNRSLDKFLFDSSEKTKLDWRTRFRILEGVAQGVLYIHKYSRLKIIHRDLKASNVLLDGTMKPKISDFGMAKIFGMDQTEANTNRVVGTFGYMSPEYALYGRFSEKLDVFSFGVLLLEIVSGKRNSAFHGSEDPLTLAGWAWKLWQEGRGIEVIDESLRETCQLDEALRCIHVGLLCVQEAPADRPTMSSVICMIQSNEATSLPPFKEPAFLIHKSACAVGSSRQTPASFSNNELTVSLPEGR, from the exons ATGGGGTGGATcctttgtgtttttatgtttctCCCATCTGTTTGTACAAGCCTAGACACCTTGGTACCAGAAGAATCTCTCAGCGCAGACCAGACCTTGATTTCTTCCGGTGGAACATTTGCATTAGGCTTCTTCAGTCCTGAAAATTCTAAGAAATTCTTCCTTGGAATATGGTACAACACAATCCCAAAGAAACCGAAAGTATGGGTTGCCAACAGAGGATCCCCACTTGATTCTCCGGGTGTTTTGATGCTTGGCGCTGATGGAAATCTTGTGGTGTTAGATGGGATGACTAGAAAACAAGTCTGGTCGTCTAATGCATCGATACCAGCTTCTGCAATGAATGCCACAACTGCTGTATTGATGGATAGTGGAAACCTTCGACTAATATTTGTACAAGACGTTTTGTGGCAGAGCTTCCATCATCCCTCTGACACATTGTTGCCCAGTATGAAGCTTAGCCTGAAGCTAATTATTTGGAAGGGAAATGCTACATATTGGAGAAGTGCTGTTCAGTTTGGCAAGGAGGTTAAAAGATACTTTAGAAATCAAAGTGGAGG CCCAACAGGTGAGTTAAATCTGCAGCTGTGGACTGAATTTGATACAATTAAGACATGGTCTAAAGCATGGGAAGAACCTATTaataaatgtgatttttatgCTGCATGCGGTCCATATGGAGCCTGTGATAAAAACAGTGATCCCCTCTCGTCACAATGCAAGTGTTTGAAAGGTTTTAGGACCGAATTACATAAACAATCGGCTCAGGGGGACTGGCCCGGTGGTTGTGTTCGGGAAAAGGCATTGACATGTGATAAAGGGGAAGGGTTTGAAAAGTTCGAGAAAATGAAACTGCCGGATCATGCTATTATTTTAGGAAATATGAGTACAAGTGAGTGTGAATCTGAATGCTTACGGAACTGCTCTTGCACAGCTTATGCTTATTCAAATGTGATAGAAGGAGGTACTGTAAAATGCTTGACATGGCTTGATGACTTGACGGATCTCGTCGAGAATCATTGGCTTGGGCAAACCATGTATATTCGTGTTCACCGCTCTGATCAAG GCGGTAAGGGTCATGTTGATAAGCTGTCCCTTGTAATCCCAATAGTCTCAACAACAGCAGGATTGCTTACAATAATTTTTGGCTATTTATTGTGGACGAAAATATTGAGAAATGAAG GGAGCGTAGGAAGGAGCATAAGCGAGTCTATAAGAAATTTTAGCCTTAGAGGCGGAAAGAATGACCCCGAACTACCACTCTTCAGTTTAAGGAGTATAGCAGCTGCTACAAATAACTTCTCTGAAGCTAATAAACTCGGAGAGGGAGGATTTGGTCCTGTTTATAAG GGGATTTTGATTGCAAATGAAGAAGTAGCCATAAAAAGGTTGTCAAAGAAGTCAGGGCAAGGGCATCAGGAGTTCATGAATGAGTTAAAGCTTATAGCCAAACTCCAACATACCAATCTTGTTAGGCTGTTGGGTTGCTGTATTGAAGACGAGGAAATGATGTTGATCTACGAATACATGCCCAATCGAAGTTTGgacaaatttttgtttg ATTCATCTGAAAAGACAAAACTGGATTGGCGTACACGCTTTCGAATTTTAGAAGGTGTTGCTCAAGGAGTACTTTATATCCACAAGTATTCTAGATTGAAAATCATTCACAGGGACCTAAAAGCAAGCAACGTTCTGTTGGATGGAACAATGAAACCCAAAATTTCAGACTTTGGGATGGCAAAAATTTTCGGGATGGATCAAACTGAGGCAAATACAAACAGGGTTGTTGGGACATT TGGTTACATGTCGCCTGAGTATGCCCTCTATGGCCGTTTTTCAGAAAAATTAGATGTGTTTAGCTTTGGAGTGTTACTCTTAGAGATTGTGAGCGGAAAGCGGAATTCTGCTTTTCATGGTTCTGAAGATCCGCTTACACTTGCTGGATGG GCATGGAAGTTATGGCAAGAAGGAAGAGGAATCGAGGTTATTGATGAATCGTTAAGGGAAACGTGCCAACTTGATGAAGCTTTGAGGTGTATCCATGTAGGGTTATTGTGTGTTCAAGAAGCTCCAGCTGATCGACCAACAATGTCTTCAGTAATTTGTATGATACAAAGCAATGAAGCTACATCACTTCCACCCTTCAAAGAACCTGCTTTCTTAATACATAAGAGTGCCTGTGCTGTTGGTTCTTCTCGTCAAACACCTGCTAGTTTTTCAAACAATGAACTCACCGTTAGTTTGCCAGAAGGTCGATAG